The following proteins are co-located in the Oncorhynchus gorbuscha isolate QuinsamMale2020 ecotype Even-year linkage group LG22, OgorEven_v1.0, whole genome shotgun sequence genome:
- the LOC124009931 gene encoding putative ferric-chelate reductase 1, giving the protein MDRGLLFVASMVMGCLAPGVSGNGHLSFANNTEVHITRTGCGVTKLCVETPEQCDPTGKTSCLFASIVTTAPSPPNGVDLFVELLGDSSGYVALGLTANETEGTSMVFICAQNRNGSFFFRSAQRNNLNNTISLTQRIVKNITGSVNGTFIQCQFMLPAVNATTRTSHVTTFVTFLAVGNVTNGMGIGDINIRLTNKPLNLADPTSNVATTAGSSALTSQAVMVLLSVLMYRLS; this is encoded by the exons ATGGACAGAGGACTTCTCTTTGTGGCCTCTATGGTGATGGGCTGCCTGGCACCAGGTGTTAGTGGAAACGGACATCTCTCGTTTGCCAATAATACGGAG GTGCATATCACACGGACAGGCTGTGGAGTGACTAAGCTGTGTGTAGAGACCCCAGAACAATGTGATCCTACAGGAAAAACAAGCTGCCTCTTCGCTTCCATCGTCACCACCGCCCCCTCTCCTCCTAATGGAGTAGACCTGTTCGTTGAGCTCCTTGGGGACTCCAGTGGATACGTCGCTCTAGGACTGACTGCCAACGAGACAGAG GGAACGTCTATGGTTTTTATCTGTGCCCAGAACAGAAATGGCAGTTTCTTCTTCCGCTCTGCCCAGCGCAACAACCTCAACAACACAATTTCTCTGACACAAAGG ATTGTGAAAAACATCACTGGCTCAGTCAATGGGACTTTCATACAGTGTCAATTCATGCTGCCAGCGGTTAATGCAACAACCAGGACCAGTCATGTCACCACCTTCGTCACCTTCCTCGCTGTGGGAAATGTCACAAACG GTATGGGTATTGGTGACATCAACATACGCTTGACCAATAAACCGTTGAACCTGGCTGACCCTACCAGCAACGTTGCAACAACAGCAGGCAGCAGCGCACTCACATCCCAAG CTGTGATGGTCCTGCTCAGTGTGCTGATGTATCGTCTTTCCTGA